A region from the Bombyx mori chromosome 15, ASM3026992v2 genome encodes:
- the Mcm7 gene encoding minichromosome maintenance complex component 7 (The RefSeq protein has 1 substitution, 2 frameshifts compared to this genomic sequence) produces MAMRDYTADKESFKNFFVDFCQTDDEGKKYFKYAEQLTKVAHREQIAFEVDLDDLHEMNEDLTEAVKQNTRRYTNMVSDVVYEMLPDYKFKEVVAKDSLDVYIEHRIMLEARNHRIPGEMRDPRNRYPPELIRRFEVYFKDLSTSKSVPIREVKAEHIGKLVTVRGIVTRCTDVKPLLVVATYSCSACGAETYQPVRALQFTPPPACTADDCRLNKTAGQLHLQTRGSRFQKFQELKIQEHSDQVPVGTSRATCPCTAAGRRRGERSPGDHVAITGLFLPLHNVGFRQIMQGLLSDTYLEAHSVSCLNQSDESELAEALTEEELAELAEEDLYSRMARSLAPEIYGHEDVKKALLLLLVGGVDKRPNGMKIRGNINICLMGDPGVAKSQLLNYIDRLAPRSQYTTGRGSSGVGLTAAVLKDPFTGEMMLEGGALVLADQGVCCIDEFDKMAENDRTAIHEVMEQQTISIAKAGIMTCLNARVSILAAANPAYGRYNPKRTIEQNIQLPAALLSRFDLLWLIQDKPNREKDLELAKHIAYVHQHSTQPPSSVRALSMKLVRRYVALTKRKEPAVPRALADYIVSSYVELRREARNARDVTFTSARNLLAILRLSTALARLRLSDVVEKEDVSEAIRLVEMSKQSLQHVEENVQRGITSTDRIFAIVRDLAGSNKTVKVADVIERCVDKGFKPDQVDACIEEYENLNVWQVNQVRTKITFM; encoded by the exons ATGGCAATGCGTGATTACACTGCAGATAAAG AATCTTTCAAGAACTTTTTCGTTGATTTTTGTCAAACTGATGATGAaggaaaaaagtattttaaatatgcTGAACAACTTACTAAAGTTGCACACAGAGAACAG atagCATTTGAAGTTGACTTGGATGATTTACATGAGATGAATGAAGATTTGACTGAGGCAGTCAAACAAAATACCAGAAGATACACTAATATGGTGTCAGACGTGGTTTATGAAATGCTGCCTGATTACAAATTCAAAGAG GTAGTAGCAAAGGATTCCTTGGATGTATACATTGAGCACAGAATTATGTTGGAAGCCAGAAACCACAGGATTCCTGGAGAAATGAGGGATCCTAGGAACAGATACCCACCAGAGCTCATCAGGAGATT tgAAGTGTACTTCAAAGACTTGTCAACATCGAAAAGTGTACCTATCAGAGAAGTTAAGGCTGAACATATTGGGAAACTAGTTACTGTGCGAG GTATAGTGACTCGGTGCACGGACGTGAAGCCGCTGCTGGTGGTGGCGACGTACTCGTGCAGCGCGTGCGGCGCCGAGACGTACCAGCCGGTGCGCGCGCTGCAGTTCACGCCGCCGCCCGCCTGCACGGCCGACGACTGCCGCCTCAACAAGACCGCCGGACAGCTACATCTGCAGACCAGGGGTTCTAGGTTCCAGAAGTTCCAGGAGCTTAAGATACAGGAGCAC TCCGACCAAGTCCCGGTGGG CACATCCCGCGCCAGCTGTCCGTGTACTGCCGCGGGGAGACGACGCGGCGAGCGCAGC GGAGACCACGTCGCCATCACCGGACTCTTCCTGCCGTTACACAACGTTGGCTTCCGGCAGATCATGCAGGGATTACTCTCGGACACATATCTTGAAGCCCAC TCTGTATCGTGCCTCAACCAAAGTGACGAGAGTGAGTTGGCGGAGGCTCTAACGGAAGAAGAATTGGCAGAACTGGCCGAAGAGGACTTATATTCACGCATGGCACGTAGTCTTGCCCCCGAAATATATGGACACGAAGACGTGAAGAAAGCCTTGCTATTGCTACTCGTCGGTGGAGTTGATAA ACGTCCAAACGGAATGAAGATTCGTGGCAACATCAACATCTGCTTGATGGGCGATCCTGGTGTTGCGAAGTCTCAGCTGCTCAACTACATCGACAGACTCGCCCCCAGGAGCCAGTACACCACGGGCCGGGGCTCCTCGGGCGTCGGCCTTACTGCTGCTGTTTTGAAG GACCCATTCACCGGGGAGATGATGCTAGAGGGCGGCGCGCTGGTGCTGGCCGACCAGGGTGTCTGCTgtatcgacgagttcgacaagATGGCGGAGAACGACCGCACAGCCATACACGAAGTTATGGAACAACAGACCATAAGTATTGCGAAG GCGGGTATAATGACGTGCCTGAACGCGCGCGTGTCGATCCTGGCGGCCGCCAACCCGGCGTACGGCCGCTACAACCCGAAGCGGACCATCGAACAGAACATACAGCTGCCGGCCGCGCTGCTCTCGCGCTTTGATCTGCTCTGGCTCATACAGGATAAACCCAATCG CGAGAAAGATTTAGAGCTGGCGAAGCACATAGCGTATGTGCACCAGCACTCGACCCAGCCGCCCAGCAGCGTCCGCGCGCTGTCCATGAAGCTGGTCCGGCGCTACGTGGCGCTCACCAAGCGCAAGGAGCCCGCCGTGCCGCGCGCGCTCGCCGACTACATCGTCT CCTCATACGTCGAGCTACGGCGTGAAGCTAGGAACGCACGTGACGTCACATTCACGTCAGCCAGGAACTTGCTCGCCATACTGCGCCTCTCGACCGCACTCGCAAGGCtcag ATTATCAGACGTCGTTGAAAAGGAGGACGTATCTGAGGCAATTCGTCTCGTGGAGATGTCAAAGCAATCCCTACAACACGTGGAAGAAAACGTTCAGAG GGGTATAACGTCAACGGACCGTATATTCGCGATAGTGCGCGACCTGGCCGGCTCCAACAAGACCGTCAAAGTCGCCGATGTCATCGAGAGGTGCGTCGACAAAGGATTCAAACCAGATCAG
- the LOC101743300 gene encoding DNA polymerase alpha catalytic subunit isoform X1, giving the protein MADSIAAQRAKRQKTDRHGRFSAFEKLKQLKGKGVKHKYDVDVLENVYDTVDEKEYTERVLQRQEDDWIEDDGTGYVEDGREIFDDDDDAYEATNSKDTGRGQKRKAKVAAQSSGKGNIRNLIGNMPSKKKEDVKISEDNILSDIISDLDANTASNVVKSTLPITKTNIVDTSKRDAQNYFKSLSANVKKPSVLKTFKEEKETESIEPDTSAVQCEKNMVNMINHVVNEPANKKIKKPEWNIEKEIKQELNETLTPNIEEFETQDIDFDDDFSNDAKTSQVKNEPVSTGTITENPTTDITDEFFNDEFEIFPLPKKETTKELKPLTSTWPEQGGDNQTVSSVQSDGQLPLQTNETGEKVLRFYWLDAWEDRFVKPGVIYLFGKVYVDPSKKKAGCVSCCLVVKNVNRQIFLLPREYKLDPITLEPTEQEVTMMDMYEEFNSSVASELSLQEFKSRKVTKNYCFNLPDIPAQSDYLEVRYSATLPPPPTNKKYLTFSHIFGTNTSSLEIFLLERKIKGPCWLEIKNPESVQAKVSWCKLEASCEKMEHVNVVRTDGDLEPPPIVTAAINMRTTMDPKTRKTKIVMLSCLTHSSFPIHKSPPNPPFQQHFSIITKCNEIWPLDLKQALPQYKATKLTKCDTERELLNYFMVQFWKLDPDLVVGHDLQGFQQDLLIGNVLDLNIPNWSRLGRLKRSVAPQRKFAAKDAFLGRLVCDVKISAMELIRARSFDLETLCTNVLKMKEGERIDVALEDLPKYYENSRDLFQLVSLSMQDASYVLRIMCELNAIPLALQITQIAGNVMSRTLLGGRSERNEFLLLHAFTEKNYIVPDKIYGKKTTAEDGIQEDQEEGANAPKKQGKKKAAYSGGLVLDPKKGFYDKLILLMDFNSLYPSIIQEYNICFTTIKRKNGIMSDEDVSNLILPAPKTDLGVLPTQIRKLVESRREVKKLMKSPDLASDQYIQYNIRQTALKLTANSMYGCLGFSHSRFYAKPLAALVTMKGREILMDTKEIVQKMNYDVVYGDTDSIMINTNCLDYDAVFKIGVDLKKEINKKYRQIELDIDGVFRYLLLLKKKKYAAVLISRNKNGEFVFTQEHKGLDIVRRDWSQLAAEAGKFILSQILSEQTPDDRLESIQNHLNKLKDDLIGNKMPLSVLAITKQLTKNPNEYADKHTQSHVQVALRLNSKNSRRFKKGDIVPYIICEDGTANSATQRAYHIEELKNSEHLKVDFKYYLAHQLHPVISRICEPIEGMDPARVADCLGLDPSGYKQAVKRETNDSETYEVENEQEKYRQCKEFVFECVDENCKTLNRVRESIYKLDKENISFLDRCQNEKCNVKPLDYLSSVQNQLSLQIRQYHAQYYAGWLSCEDPACGHRTARLPQTFAGGYPLCRQCEKGVMFREYTEKDLYLQINFFLFLFDLSKSNKLKVPVPPTIVSAFETLKEMVEDCLGHSAYSIINLSKLFRFFTLDTKANKMKAEPTDLDILPETEQIDALLEMGVF; this is encoded by the exons ATGGCCGATTCAATAG CTGCTCAGCGTGCGAAGCGACAAAAAACAGACCGACACGGTCGATTCTCGGCGTTTGAGAAGCTAAAACAATTAAAAGGGAAAGGTGTAAAGCATAAGTACGATGTGGATGTGCTTGAGAATGTGTACGACACTGTTGACGAGAAAGAATACACAGAAAGAGTTCTACAGCGACAAGAAGACGATTGGATAGAAGATG ATGGTACTGGCTATGTTGAAGATGGAAGGGAGAtatttgatgatgatgatgatgcttaTGAAGCAACAAATAGTAAAGATACAGGCAGAGGACAGAAAAGGAAGGCCAAAGTTGCAGCACAGTCCTCAGGAAAAGGGAATATACGAAACTTAATTGGTAACATGCCTAGTAAGAAAAAAGAG GATGTAAAGATTTCAGAAGATAATATTTTATCTGATATTATATCTGATTTGGATGCTAACACTGCATCAAATGTAGTAAAATCTACACTGCCTATAACTAAAACTAACATTGTGGATACAAGTAAGAGAGATGCACAAAACTACTTCAAAAGTCTTTCTGCTAACGTCAAGAAACCTTCTGTACTAAAAACATTCAAGGAAGAAAAGGAG ACTGAAAGTATTGAGCCAGACACATCTGCAGTACAGTGTGAAAAAAATATGGTAAATATG ATAAATCATGTGGTAAATGAACCTGCAAATAAGAAAATCAAGAAACCAGAATGGAACATTGAAAAAGAAATCAAGCAAGAACTTAATGAAACGCTTACTCCTAATATAGAAGAATTTGAAACACAAGATATTGACTTTGACGATGACTTCAGCAATGATGCAAAAACGTCCCAAGTGAAAAACGAGCCTGTCAGCACCGGAACTATCACCGAAAATCCTACAACAGACATCACTGATGAATTTTTCAATGACGAATTTGAAATATTCCCTTTACCAAAGAAAGAAACTACGAAAGAACTGAAACCATTGACTAGTACATGGCCAGAACAAGGAGGTGACAACCAAACTGTGTCTTCAGTTCAAAGTGATGGTCAATTACCACTGCAAACCAATGAAACAGGGGAGAAAGTGCTTAGATTTTACTGGCTTGATGCATGGGAAGATCGGTTTGTAAAACCAGGCGTTATATACCTATTTGGAAAAGTTTATGTTGACCCATCAAAAAAGAAGGCTGGATGTGTATCATGCTGCCTTGTTGTGAAGAATGTTAATAGGCAGATATTCCTGTTGCCAAGAGAAtat AAACTTGACCCAATAACCCTTGAGCCAACAGAACAAGAGGTGACGATGATGGATATGTATGAAGAGTTCAATAGTTCTGTGGCAAGTGAACTCAGTCTCCAAGAATTTAAATCACGAAAGGTCACCAAGAACTACTGTTTCAATTTGCCAGATATACCAGCTCAATCTGATTATTTAGAAGTTAGATACTCG GCAACTCTCCCTCCGCCTCCtaccaacaaaaaatatttgacatTCTCACATATATTCGGAACGAACACATCTTCACTAGAAATATTCCTACTAGAGAGGAAAATCAAAGGGCCCTGTTGGCTTGAGATCAAGAACCCGGAAAGCGTCCAAGCCAAAGTGTCTTGGTGTAAATTGGAAGCCTCGTGTGAGAAGATGGAACATGTTAATGTTGTCCGAACGGACGGTGACTTAGAACCACCTCCGATAGTCACAGCTGCT ATAAACATGCGCACAACTATGGATCCGAAAACGCGAAAAACAAAGATTGTGATGTTGAGTTGCTTGACTCACAGCAGTTTCCCGATACACAAGTCGCCTCCGAATCCACCGTTTCAGCAGCATTTTAGCA taataaCAAAATGTAACGAAATATGGCCATTGGATCTAAAACAGGCTCTACCGCAATATAAAGCGACGAAATTAACCAAATGCGATACAGAGAGAGAACTCCTCAATTATTTCATGGTGCAGTTTTGGAAACTTGACCCGGACTTGGTGGTCGGTCACGACCTGCAAGGTTTCCAACAGGACCTGCTCATAGGGAACGTACTGGACCTCAACATACCGAACTGGTCGCGGCTGGGCCGTCTGAAGAGATCTGTCGCTCCGCAGAGGAAATTCGCAGCGAAAGACGCGTTCTTGGGCCGTTTAGTTTGCGATGTAAAGATATCCGCAATGGAACTTATCAGGGCCCGGAGTTTCGATCTCGAAACCCTTTGCACTAATGTATTGAAAATGAAAGAGGGCGAGCGTATCGATGTGGCACTCGAGGATTTACCGAAGTACTATGAAAACAGTAGGGATTTATTCCAGCTCGTGTCGCTCAGTATGCAGGACGCGTCGTACGTGCTGAGGATAATGTGCGAGCTCAACGCTATACCTCTGGCTCTTCAGATCACGCAGATAGCGGGCAACGTCATGTCTCGAACCCTACTCGGCGGCAGATCTGAACGCAACGAGTTCTTATTGCTCCACGCCTTCACTGAGAAAAATTATATAGTACCTGATAAGATTTATGGCAAGAAGACAACTGCTGAAGACGGAATTCAAGAAGACCAAGAAGAAGGTGCAAACGCTCCCAAGAAACAAGGAAAGAAAAAGGCGGCCTATTCCGGAGGTCTGGTACTAGATCCAAAAAAAGGCTTCTACGATAAACTAATTCTACTCATGGACTTCAATTCCTTATATCCTAGTATCATTCAAGAGTATAACATTTGCTTTACGacgattaaaagaaaaaacggGATCATGTCCGATGAAGATGTGTCTAACCTTATATTGCCAGCACCGAAAACCGACTTAGGTGTTTTGCCCACGCAAATACGGAAATTGGTTGAAAGTAGAAGGGAAGTCAAGAAGTTAATGAAGTCACCGGATTTGGCGAGCGATCAATACATACAGTACAACATCCGACAAACTGCCCTCAAGCTAACGGCCAACTCTATGTACGGATGTCTCGGGTTTTCGCACTCTAGGTTTTATGCGAAGCCGCTGGCGGCGCTCGTCACAATGAAAGGAAGAGAAATTCTGATGGACACAAAAGAAATTGTCCAAAAAATGAACTATGACGTTGTCTACGGCGACACGGACAGTATAATGATCAACACTAATTGTCTAGATTACGACGCGGTTTTCAAAATAGGAGTGGatctaaaaaaagaaataaacaaaaaatacagaCAAATTGAACTCGACATAGACGGCGTGTTCAGATACCTCCTTCtgttaaagaaaaagaaatatgcGGCAGTTTTAATCAGCAGGAATAAAAATGGCGAATTCGTTTTCACTcaagaacacaaaggtttagaCATCGTCCGTCGAGACTGGTCACAACTGGCCGCCGAGGCCGGGAAATTTATTCTTAGTCAAATCCTTTCCGAACAGACTCCCGATGATCGATTGGAAAGCATACAAAATcatctaaataaattaaaagacgaTCTGATCGGTAATAAAATGCCCCTCTCGGTTTTAGCCATAACAAAGCAACTCACTAAAAACCCCAATGAATACGCTGATAAACATACGCAATCTCACGTCCAAGTGGCATTGAGGCTTAACAGTAAAAACAGTAGGAGATTCAAAAAAGGCGACATTGTGCCTTACATTATATGTGAAGATGGAACCGCTAACTCAGCCACGCAAAGGGCTTACCACATAGAAGAATTAAAGAATTCCGAACATCTCAAAGTCgattttaagtattatctaGCACATCAGCTACATCCTGTAATATCAAGAATATGCGAACCAATAGAAGGCATGGATCCAGCCCGCGTTGCAGACTGCCTCGGCCTAGATCCCTCCGGATACAAACAAGCTGTTAAAAGAGAAACCAACGACTCGGAAACTTATGAGGTCGAGAACGAACAAGAAAAGTACCGACAATGCAAAGAGTTTGTCTTCGAATGCGTCGATGAAAACTGTAAAACTTTGAACAGAGTACGAGAATCGATCTATAAACTGGACAAAGAGAACATTTCGTTTTTAGATCGCTGTCAGAATGAAAAGTGTAATGTGAAGCCGTTAGATTATTTATCTAGCGTGCAAAATCAGTTGAGCCTGCAAATTCGACAGTACCACGCACAGTACTATGCGGGCTGGTTATCGTGTGAAGACCCGGCGTGTGGACACCGTACCGCGAGATTGCCTCAGACGTTCGCAGGAGGCTACCCCCTTTGTAGACAATGTGAGAAAGGGGTCATGTTTCGAGAATATACAGAAAAAGATTTATATTTACAGATAAACTTTTTCTTGTTTCTGTTCGATCTCAgcaaaagcaataaattaa AAGTACCAGTACCTCCAACGATTGTCTCAGCATTCGAAACGCTAAAGGAAATGGTTGAAGATTGTTTAGGGCATTCCGCCTActcaattataaatttatcaaAACTATTCAGATTTTTTACTTTGGACACCAAAGCCAACAAAATGAAGGCGGAACCGACTGATTTAGATATTCTCCCAGAAACTGAACAAATAGACGCTCTTCTGGAGATGGGTGTTTTCTAA
- the LOC101743300 gene encoding DNA polymerase alpha catalytic subunit isoform X2, with amino-acid sequence MADSIAAQRAKRQKTDRHGRFSAFEKLKQLKGKGVKHKYDVDVLENVYDTVDEKEYTERVLQRQEDDWIEDDGTGYVEDGREIFDDDDDAYEATNSKDTGRGQKRKAKVAAQSSGKGNIRNLIGNMPSKKKEDVKISEDNILSDIISDLDANTASNVVKSTLPITKTNIVDTSKRDAQNYFKSLSANVKKPSVLKTFKEEKETESIEPDTSAVQCEKNMINHVVNEPANKKIKKPEWNIEKEIKQELNETLTPNIEEFETQDIDFDDDFSNDAKTSQVKNEPVSTGTITENPTTDITDEFFNDEFEIFPLPKKETTKELKPLTSTWPEQGGDNQTVSSVQSDGQLPLQTNETGEKVLRFYWLDAWEDRFVKPGVIYLFGKVYVDPSKKKAGCVSCCLVVKNVNRQIFLLPREYKLDPITLEPTEQEVTMMDMYEEFNSSVASELSLQEFKSRKVTKNYCFNLPDIPAQSDYLEVRYSATLPPPPTNKKYLTFSHIFGTNTSSLEIFLLERKIKGPCWLEIKNPESVQAKVSWCKLEASCEKMEHVNVVRTDGDLEPPPIVTAAINMRTTMDPKTRKTKIVMLSCLTHSSFPIHKSPPNPPFQQHFSIITKCNEIWPLDLKQALPQYKATKLTKCDTERELLNYFMVQFWKLDPDLVVGHDLQGFQQDLLIGNVLDLNIPNWSRLGRLKRSVAPQRKFAAKDAFLGRLVCDVKISAMELIRARSFDLETLCTNVLKMKEGERIDVALEDLPKYYENSRDLFQLVSLSMQDASYVLRIMCELNAIPLALQITQIAGNVMSRTLLGGRSERNEFLLLHAFTEKNYIVPDKIYGKKTTAEDGIQEDQEEGANAPKKQGKKKAAYSGGLVLDPKKGFYDKLILLMDFNSLYPSIIQEYNICFTTIKRKNGIMSDEDVSNLILPAPKTDLGVLPTQIRKLVESRREVKKLMKSPDLASDQYIQYNIRQTALKLTANSMYGCLGFSHSRFYAKPLAALVTMKGREILMDTKEIVQKMNYDVVYGDTDSIMINTNCLDYDAVFKIGVDLKKEINKKYRQIELDIDGVFRYLLLLKKKKYAAVLISRNKNGEFVFTQEHKGLDIVRRDWSQLAAEAGKFILSQILSEQTPDDRLESIQNHLNKLKDDLIGNKMPLSVLAITKQLTKNPNEYADKHTQSHVQVALRLNSKNSRRFKKGDIVPYIICEDGTANSATQRAYHIEELKNSEHLKVDFKYYLAHQLHPVISRICEPIEGMDPARVADCLGLDPSGYKQAVKRETNDSETYEVENEQEKYRQCKEFVFECVDENCKTLNRVRESIYKLDKENISFLDRCQNEKCNVKPLDYLSSVQNQLSLQIRQYHAQYYAGWLSCEDPACGHRTARLPQTFAGGYPLCRQCEKGVMFREYTEKDLYLQINFFLFLFDLSKSNKLKVPVPPTIVSAFETLKEMVEDCLGHSAYSIINLSKLFRFFTLDTKANKMKAEPTDLDILPETEQIDALLEMGVF; translated from the exons ATGGCCGATTCAATAG CTGCTCAGCGTGCGAAGCGACAAAAAACAGACCGACACGGTCGATTCTCGGCGTTTGAGAAGCTAAAACAATTAAAAGGGAAAGGTGTAAAGCATAAGTACGATGTGGATGTGCTTGAGAATGTGTACGACACTGTTGACGAGAAAGAATACACAGAAAGAGTTCTACAGCGACAAGAAGACGATTGGATAGAAGATG ATGGTACTGGCTATGTTGAAGATGGAAGGGAGAtatttgatgatgatgatgatgcttaTGAAGCAACAAATAGTAAAGATACAGGCAGAGGACAGAAAAGGAAGGCCAAAGTTGCAGCACAGTCCTCAGGAAAAGGGAATATACGAAACTTAATTGGTAACATGCCTAGTAAGAAAAAAGAG GATGTAAAGATTTCAGAAGATAATATTTTATCTGATATTATATCTGATTTGGATGCTAACACTGCATCAAATGTAGTAAAATCTACACTGCCTATAACTAAAACTAACATTGTGGATACAAGTAAGAGAGATGCACAAAACTACTTCAAAAGTCTTTCTGCTAACGTCAAGAAACCTTCTGTACTAAAAACATTCAAGGAAGAAAAGGAG ACTGAAAGTATTGAGCCAGACACATCTGCAGTACAGTGTGAAAAAAATATG ATAAATCATGTGGTAAATGAACCTGCAAATAAGAAAATCAAGAAACCAGAATGGAACATTGAAAAAGAAATCAAGCAAGAACTTAATGAAACGCTTACTCCTAATATAGAAGAATTTGAAACACAAGATATTGACTTTGACGATGACTTCAGCAATGATGCAAAAACGTCCCAAGTGAAAAACGAGCCTGTCAGCACCGGAACTATCACCGAAAATCCTACAACAGACATCACTGATGAATTTTTCAATGACGAATTTGAAATATTCCCTTTACCAAAGAAAGAAACTACGAAAGAACTGAAACCATTGACTAGTACATGGCCAGAACAAGGAGGTGACAACCAAACTGTGTCTTCAGTTCAAAGTGATGGTCAATTACCACTGCAAACCAATGAAACAGGGGAGAAAGTGCTTAGATTTTACTGGCTTGATGCATGGGAAGATCGGTTTGTAAAACCAGGCGTTATATACCTATTTGGAAAAGTTTATGTTGACCCATCAAAAAAGAAGGCTGGATGTGTATCATGCTGCCTTGTTGTGAAGAATGTTAATAGGCAGATATTCCTGTTGCCAAGAGAAtat AAACTTGACCCAATAACCCTTGAGCCAACAGAACAAGAGGTGACGATGATGGATATGTATGAAGAGTTCAATAGTTCTGTGGCAAGTGAACTCAGTCTCCAAGAATTTAAATCACGAAAGGTCACCAAGAACTACTGTTTCAATTTGCCAGATATACCAGCTCAATCTGATTATTTAGAAGTTAGATACTCG GCAACTCTCCCTCCGCCTCCtaccaacaaaaaatatttgacatTCTCACATATATTCGGAACGAACACATCTTCACTAGAAATATTCCTACTAGAGAGGAAAATCAAAGGGCCCTGTTGGCTTGAGATCAAGAACCCGGAAAGCGTCCAAGCCAAAGTGTCTTGGTGTAAATTGGAAGCCTCGTGTGAGAAGATGGAACATGTTAATGTTGTCCGAACGGACGGTGACTTAGAACCACCTCCGATAGTCACAGCTGCT ATAAACATGCGCACAACTATGGATCCGAAAACGCGAAAAACAAAGATTGTGATGTTGAGTTGCTTGACTCACAGCAGTTTCCCGATACACAAGTCGCCTCCGAATCCACCGTTTCAGCAGCATTTTAGCA taataaCAAAATGTAACGAAATATGGCCATTGGATCTAAAACAGGCTCTACCGCAATATAAAGCGACGAAATTAACCAAATGCGATACAGAGAGAGAACTCCTCAATTATTTCATGGTGCAGTTTTGGAAACTTGACCCGGACTTGGTGGTCGGTCACGACCTGCAAGGTTTCCAACAGGACCTGCTCATAGGGAACGTACTGGACCTCAACATACCGAACTGGTCGCGGCTGGGCCGTCTGAAGAGATCTGTCGCTCCGCAGAGGAAATTCGCAGCGAAAGACGCGTTCTTGGGCCGTTTAGTTTGCGATGTAAAGATATCCGCAATGGAACTTATCAGGGCCCGGAGTTTCGATCTCGAAACCCTTTGCACTAATGTATTGAAAATGAAAGAGGGCGAGCGTATCGATGTGGCACTCGAGGATTTACCGAAGTACTATGAAAACAGTAGGGATTTATTCCAGCTCGTGTCGCTCAGTATGCAGGACGCGTCGTACGTGCTGAGGATAATGTGCGAGCTCAACGCTATACCTCTGGCTCTTCAGATCACGCAGATAGCGGGCAACGTCATGTCTCGAACCCTACTCGGCGGCAGATCTGAACGCAACGAGTTCTTATTGCTCCACGCCTTCACTGAGAAAAATTATATAGTACCTGATAAGATTTATGGCAAGAAGACAACTGCTGAAGACGGAATTCAAGAAGACCAAGAAGAAGGTGCAAACGCTCCCAAGAAACAAGGAAAGAAAAAGGCGGCCTATTCCGGAGGTCTGGTACTAGATCCAAAAAAAGGCTTCTACGATAAACTAATTCTACTCATGGACTTCAATTCCTTATATCCTAGTATCATTCAAGAGTATAACATTTGCTTTACGacgattaaaagaaaaaacggGATCATGTCCGATGAAGATGTGTCTAACCTTATATTGCCAGCACCGAAAACCGACTTAGGTGTTTTGCCCACGCAAATACGGAAATTGGTTGAAAGTAGAAGGGAAGTCAAGAAGTTAATGAAGTCACCGGATTTGGCGAGCGATCAATACATACAGTACAACATCCGACAAACTGCCCTCAAGCTAACGGCCAACTCTATGTACGGATGTCTCGGGTTTTCGCACTCTAGGTTTTATGCGAAGCCGCTGGCGGCGCTCGTCACAATGAAAGGAAGAGAAATTCTGATGGACACAAAAGAAATTGTCCAAAAAATGAACTATGACGTTGTCTACGGCGACACGGACAGTATAATGATCAACACTAATTGTCTAGATTACGACGCGGTTTTCAAAATAGGAGTGGatctaaaaaaagaaataaacaaaaaatacagaCAAATTGAACTCGACATAGACGGCGTGTTCAGATACCTCCTTCtgttaaagaaaaagaaatatgcGGCAGTTTTAATCAGCAGGAATAAAAATGGCGAATTCGTTTTCACTcaagaacacaaaggtttagaCATCGTCCGTCGAGACTGGTCACAACTGGCCGCCGAGGCCGGGAAATTTATTCTTAGTCAAATCCTTTCCGAACAGACTCCCGATGATCGATTGGAAAGCATACAAAATcatctaaataaattaaaagacgaTCTGATCGGTAATAAAATGCCCCTCTCGGTTTTAGCCATAACAAAGCAACTCACTAAAAACCCCAATGAATACGCTGATAAACATACGCAATCTCACGTCCAAGTGGCATTGAGGCTTAACAGTAAAAACAGTAGGAGATTCAAAAAAGGCGACATTGTGCCTTACATTATATGTGAAGATGGAACCGCTAACTCAGCCACGCAAAGGGCTTACCACATAGAAGAATTAAAGAATTCCGAACATCTCAAAGTCgattttaagtattatctaGCACATCAGCTACATCCTGTAATATCAAGAATATGCGAACCAATAGAAGGCATGGATCCAGCCCGCGTTGCAGACTGCCTCGGCCTAGATCCCTCCGGATACAAACAAGCTGTTAAAAGAGAAACCAACGACTCGGAAACTTATGAGGTCGAGAACGAACAAGAAAAGTACCGACAATGCAAAGAGTTTGTCTTCGAATGCGTCGATGAAAACTGTAAAACTTTGAACAGAGTACGAGAATCGATCTATAAACTGGACAAAGAGAACATTTCGTTTTTAGATCGCTGTCAGAATGAAAAGTGTAATGTGAAGCCGTTAGATTATTTATCTAGCGTGCAAAATCAGTTGAGCCTGCAAATTCGACAGTACCACGCACAGTACTATGCGGGCTGGTTATCGTGTGAAGACCCGGCGTGTGGACACCGTACCGCGAGATTGCCTCAGACGTTCGCAGGAGGCTACCCCCTTTGTAGACAATGTGAGAAAGGGGTCATGTTTCGAGAATATACAGAAAAAGATTTATATTTACAGATAAACTTTTTCTTGTTTCTGTTCGATCTCAgcaaaagcaataaattaa AAGTACCAGTACCTCCAACGATTGTCTCAGCATTCGAAACGCTAAAGGAAATGGTTGAAGATTGTTTAGGGCATTCCGCCTActcaattataaatttatcaaAACTATTCAGATTTTTTACTTTGGACACCAAAGCCAACAAAATGAAGGCGGAACCGACTGATTTAGATATTCTCCCAGAAACTGAACAAATAGACGCTCTTCTGGAGATGGGTGTTTTCTAA